ACGGGGGACCTGCAGATTGAGGAAACCACAATCAGTAGGCAACTAAGCATGATAAGTACAATGCTAAAACATCAAAAAAAGAGGGAGTGAACGTTAAGCTTCTTCATTTAAGCTAGCAGTCCATAATAAATAATTATCCTACAGCTAGTCTCTGTTGCACATTCTATCAGAGAGCTTTTGAGTTTTGTGTAAATTGAAGCAAACAAAATGGAACTGAGCATTTCACAGAAGAATGACATTCAGTTACCTTCTTGTTCACTTAGAATGTAAAATGGAATGTGAGCAATCATCTTTGAGCCACCTTCACTCCAGTTAACTGTGCCTGGGCTCCGCTCTTGCCCACTAGGAGGTCCCAAAATAGACTTACAAATTGCTGGCTCTTTCATTAATCCTAAATAATCATTTGCCCTCCTCCAAACCCTCATGTCTGCATTACGAGATCGAGCTACCTATAAAAAATGGAATCTAGTGTAAATGAGATATTATTATATTAATCAATATTTTAACTTTCAGAAACTTGTAAAATTTGTTGCGTTTAATATGACAAACGGACCTTGCCCAAAGATACGTGTGCCCTTGGCAGTAACTCACGATGATTTGTGGCAAGCTTTGCAATAGCTGTCACCACGAAACAAAGAAGTCTGGCCTGTGATGATTTTCTAAATGTGGAATTGGTGGAACCAAGAGTGGAGTCCTGATTTAGACCCAATCGACTTCCAAGGAACAAATAGAAAAACGAAAGAACCATATTAAAGCAGGTATTAACATAAAACCTTAACAGAAAACCCCAGGAGAGGCGCATGCATATAGTACAGTCATTACAAGCACCAAGACCAACCTAGATGAAAGGTTCTCGTACAACAGCAATTCCAAGCTTTCAAAAAGCTCACGAGCTGCATCTTTGTGAGACCTACCTCCGCCTCCGTGCTCTCCAATTGCCCAACATAATTGCAAAGCCAATTCCATCTGTGGGAAGCAAAACAGTATACAAGTCATTTCAGTTTTGCATAGCCTCATGATACATGAGATAAGATGAGATCTCTAAACAAACAGAATAGAACTACATATTATCTGACATTAGTTCAAAAGAGATAAAGAGGTGCCTTACCTTCGCAGGGTTTTCATAAGCTTCCCCAAGTCTGTCAATGATAGGCTTCTGCAGAGGAAGATGGATTATCACAGCAGGTTTACTAAAACTTAGTAGAACTGAATACGAGAGTAATGTAGATGCTACATATGCGTTTGACAATAACATTGAGATTTTGTAATTTTATCAAGTATAAGTGTAAAATCAGTGACCTGTTCATTTACTTAAATAATCTGGTAGCAGATATTTGAAATAGGCATCAGCACCACAAATTTAGTTGAAATACTATAAGTATTAAGCCCGTGGATAGACAAAATGGTGCTAGATGCCAGAACCTTCAGATAGAAAGAATTACCTTCAACAATGCAATAAATTCCGGAGATCGTTGAAACGCTGCTAGCATGAATTTTAGAAGCCTCCTTCGAACCTACAAATATGCACCAAGTCTTAGAACTACTGGCTTGTCTTCACTGACATTAAGCTTTAGCGACAATAAGAACTCTAATTTCTAAATCTCCACATGCTTCCATGGAATACTAATCAAGAAAtaatatttgaaaaaaaaaaacttggtttAGCTGTATATATTTAAGTAAGTTCTGATAATTATCAATATTGCAATACTTGAATAACAAGTATAGTGCAGCCTCTgttttaagaaaattatttaaaTGTCACTGCGGATAATAACCAACTTCACCTTCTCCACCAAGTAGTATAACGTCATAATTTCCCTATCTAGAAATGAAACCTCCACAAAAAAGATCTTATGTCAAACCAAACAGTCTGCTACTAATAGTGGTTATTCTTACTAAATTGTTCTtagttttatctagtttacatggGGATTAGACAAGTTGGTTTTTCCTCTGGTTgaacatcaacaaaaagaagttgTTTTATGCCAGTGCAAAATGCCTTAACTTCTGTTGAACTCAGAACTTCTCAAGAAGattttttctattttgttttcaCTGACCTCATAAGCGAAGACCTTGTCTGGAAATATTGTGGAATTTCTCGTCATAAGCAGAGGAACTAATGCACAAGTTAAAGCTGCAGCAACCATGTATTTTATCAAAATTGTCAGCAAGTTAGATGGAaactgaaaaatatataaaaaataaataaatctgaaaCCGACGACCCTGTTACCTAATAAAACAGATGGCAAAGAAATTTGACTTCATGAAACTAATAAATAAGACAAACCTTACATTTATTGACATCACGCAATGCTATGCGAAAATATATATCAAGTATTCGTGGTGTCAGCTGGAGTGCTTGCCTTAATCTGTCAGACTGAGGGGTATTGGTGGCAACTTGTAAAGCAGCAGCTGTGCCAGGAGAAGTCCATTGTCGTTCCTGTGATGCACTAAAGCTTTGTCAAGAATCTATAGCAGTCAGCTTCTCCACTAAaatattgatttaaaattaaataTATACAGCATTTAAGCAGAGGTTGCAAATGAGGGATCCGTTACTTCATTAGCCTGGCCAAATCAGCAAAGTTTTTTAATTACCCAGTCCAACATTTTTTGGAGATTGTAAGGcaaaccaaaaaattaaaatcaagtaGTTGACACTACACTTCTGAGGAACTCATCTATATAGTACGTGTCATAAGCTGTAAAATTCTAATTTAACAGTACAGGTGCATGTTAAGAAGCATACCACGAGTCCATCATTCTCATCCTTGAGAAGGTCCAGAAATATGGAATCAGCAACATCAATATTATTTCCATCCTCGGTTCCCGAATCACCTCCTCTATCATTTATAGTGGAACCAGTATAGGCCTCATCCATAAGTGCCAGTAGCATCTGCAGCCAAGAAAGTTGCAAGATCTTAGAATGAAATTCTAGTCCCAAATCTTTCATCACACCTGTTTCAAGTTCCGAAAGTTCTAAGAATTAACCTCAGGGGCTGTACTCTTCTGGATAGAAGCTATGCTACTCCCAATCAGTGAACCAGAGCTTCGTTCCACCTTCTCCAATGCCACAACTAGAACTAGTTATAGAGAAACAgaaaaatatttcaaataagggtAAAATAATTCTGCATTAAATAAAAGTCAAACAGTAATCAGGCAAGTTCACTATACAATTGAACATGCAATTGAGAGACTCAAGCTAATCTCAAAGAACTAATCTTGATGGGATTTAGATAGGCGTAGTAGAACTCAATATACTCTTATAGTACCCTTATAAACAGCATCAACAAAAAACATTGTACAGGTTTGAAGGACATAGCAAACTAGCAAAACAGGATTCAAATATCAAAGGTTTGGCTACCATGGGCAAGCACTCAAAAATGACCAAAATTAGCAGATTCTCGTTTCCCTGACCGTAAAAAATAACTCCATGTGTTTTTTCCTTGCATATAAAACACTACAATGCAAAAAGGTCACTCAGAGACTATCTATATCACCATCGATCAGCATGCATAAGAAAATTGTTCTTACACATTCCGTGCTGTGTACATGAGATACTACATGCTCATTAGCTAATGTAACTACTAGAATGCACATCAAGCACATATTGGAAATTGAACCAACATAATTTTAGAATATTCACGTGAGACAGGAACTCACTTGGCAAGTCCACAAGTGATGGAAACAGTGGTAGAAATGAACCAGGAGAAATAACCCCAGGAAATATCTTCAAAAATGATTTCTCAAGCCTGTAATGATGAACCCATCAAAATCAACTTATGCCCCACAACCACATTTTCTAATGCTTATTGTATCCGAAACCTATTCGTCAGAAATAGATAGTTTTGATTTAAAATTTAGAGAGTGAGCGCCTAAAGTAATGAAATTCTGAGGAATATGATCACGAATCAGTTGCACAATACAGGGAGGTTTACAGAAATGAAGTTCAACTCACTTTAGTCCATTCCAGGCAATCAGCTTTAACAGTAAAGGGAAgaactgtacattcgaaaaagaaAACAGCAACACTTAAATCAATTTAGATAACCAAAATGGCACACACAAGTGCAACATGCAAGGAATATTGAGAAATAAATATTTCTAGTTGTTGAACACGAgatcaattttagaaagtaattgCCGCTCATATCTTGCACATATATATTCTTTTGACACAATAGTTTGCTGGCTTTATTAGTTAAACAAGGAGTTCGTAAAATCACGCGTACAAGTAACCACATTTGTACAGCACTTTGGAGTCCGGAAGAGTTTTACATAGATTGGTCTTAATGTTATGCAGATTGTGTAACGAATCGACGCTCTTATGTTTATGCTTCGATACAATACCTGTGGAAGCAACGACTGAAAAGTACTTAGAAGCTTTGTTCGGTTTTGATTCAGAAAATCGATGGTTGCTTCAGCAACAACTGGATCTGCGAACTCACTGAAATCAACGTGCAACACAAACTCACTAACACATTATATTTTTATTGAAATTTCATAAGAAGCAATACTACTATGAAAAACTAAGCCAGGGGTAAAGTATTTATGGCAAATAATAATGACATACGACTTACGAGAAATTAATTTTTGTATTTCACCTTATgtttgtgcttttaaattttcaatataaaatgtattttttttttccaatctgTGTATGAGCCGTCCAATGGAGAACTACACTAGAATCTTTATCTCACCAATACTATACCATCTATGCATAACCACCAATCCACCACTGTCCGCCAGCACAACCACTGCCAATTTCGGCAGCCCTGCCACAAACGAAAGAATGGTCTTTGAAAGGAAGACTATGTCAATCAGGGACCAAATGTTACTTGTTTATCGAAAGATTATCCGAACATAATACCCCATGATGTAATAAAGACCCTTCCTTCTTCTGCAAATGCCAACTTATTCTCTTCTACGTTTATGCTGATTCACGTCCTTTTGGGATATGCCGCAAGTTTCTAATTGGGGCCACTTGTTTTCAGGAGAGCTATTTGGTAGTTTTATTGTTTCTGTAACTCCTAAACCACTACCCGAGAGATCTACTGATCATATTATCTTTTTAGGATGTCAATACGACTAAATTTACCACTAGAAAACCTCCATAACTATAGATACAGGGAAACACTTACGCCAAACCCTTTCCAAAAGCATATATTAAAACCGGATACATAAATCTTTATATAGTTTCATTTCTAATACACAAATCAACCTATACCACACGCTCCAGCGATGTTGCATCTTCAACTGCGATTACCCTTCATGTTTCAACATTCTAATCACAAATAATTTCCTGTCTACCATACAAATTACAGGAGGAGAGACTGATAACAACAGAAATACATCTATAATGGTCTATCTTCATGCACATTATAAAAATTAAACGGCTGAAAGCCCAAGAAATCTAACACAATAATGTAATAAAACATTTACCGGCTTAAGCATGAACGAAAAAATGTCCTTAGACTGGCATCAGCATCATGTAGAACAGACTCTCGAAAATCAAGAAAAAACTGAAGAATTGCCTGATAAAACCAATGGGCAAAAAATGCTTAGGCTTAATTCATATTAATTCCCATAATTTCAAATACCACAATAAGtaaacaaagtataaaacatcagcATCTTTACTTGATAAGTTTCAAATAACAATATCATTCTCTAGTTAAAGCATACTGAAATCTTCTAACGAATGTCAATTGCAATGAGAGAAAAGTGCAACAGAAAGAAAAGTATACCAGTAAGAGAAGACCATTAGATGTACGAGTTTGAGAGAGAGAAGCAGCTACTGCACGTTGAAAGAGTTTATTCATTTGGGGATAAACCCTTGCAATCAAATCCTCTGATACCTCAGATTTACATATCTCATGAAGCTTCTTAACCTAAAAACCAATACAAACAAATCAGTAAATTCCAACATTTATACAATCAAAATTGTAATCTagaaaataagagagaaagagatagCGATGAAAATTACGGTGTGAAGGACAGATGGATCGGAAGCAGGATCATTAGCCAAAGTAGAATCTCTGGCATTTTGAGATAAAGATCTTAGATGATAGTCCCAATCTTTGTCTCGATTTTCTGACTCTTTTTCCATTTTTGGACTAATTCGAAGCTTTTTGAATCTTTTTTCCTCTTCTGTTTCTCCGCTTTGTGTTGATTAAAAACCCGAAACGGGAAAGTTCGTTTGACGGTTTTTTGCTTTTTCCTTTCGAGGAGATAAAAGAAAAACATCTCCGATCACAAATTGTGTTTCTTTAGTTTTGGACTTTTTAAACCATTGATCCAAATTATATATTTAATCTTGACCACTGATAATGATGAGTTGGATGTTCACATTCTTTAAGAGAACCTCTAAAATTAGAGGATAGCTTTGAGAATGTCTACATGACTATCATACACATCATCTTTACATTCTCTATTCACATTTCCATTGGGGATGGTTTTTTGATTAAATCCTTGAAAATTCTATGTGGCCTTATATTTAGGATGTTTTCAATGTctggttggagatgctcttagcaaGCGGTACAACTGTAGCTGGCATTTTACTGAGTCGAACTTTACTTGACTCGCTAGGAAGCACTACTCGACCATTTTGGCAAATGCCCATGCGTGTTTTCCTTTTGCTGTTCTGGTGTGATATTGCCGAGCGGCTATGATATGGTCGAGAAGCAATAAGGTAACGAGACGCACTAATTATGCAAATGCATAATTGGCAGCATGTGAATATTTCCTACATGATCTTAGTTTTGGGCAATTGATTGACAATCCAAATTAGTTTGTGTTGCTATCGGACGAAAACTTTTTTCCGAATGTAGGTTTGTCGGCAGAATTCATAATTCCGATGTGTTCGGAGGACTAATAACAACATTGTTAATAGGGTACCAGTTTACTAAAAGGGTACCAAATCCAATATAAAACACTATAACAGAGGATGGCTATATGCAATTTGGTACTCTCCTGGTACCCCCAATTATCAGCCTTGGACTAATAAGATACTAGAAGTCTCGTCGAGCTTTTTTAATCTGATATGGATGGCTATGGAAAGGtttgaattttaaattttaatcatCTTTTAACAAGGTTATAATTTTGGACCGGGAAAGCTCCGAGAGCCCCAGTAGAAGTGTAAAAATACGGGAACTTGAGAATGTATATAGAACATAAATTAACacagaaaagagaaaaaacataGATATAAAAAAAGTATGCAACAGAAAGAGATTGGAGGAAAGATAAGAAATGGGCAACAGAAAGAGATTGGGCGGCACCCGAGCAACAGGGTGCTCAGTGCTCTAATATAAGCTTTGGTAGCCACACGAAACAGGGCGGTCtaaaaagagattaagaaaaacacAAGTAAGGACTGCTATTGGGAAAATTAGTGGAGCTTATCATTGAAATACGATTTAACTCTTTTTTCAATATAATATACAGGTCAGGTTGTTGAACAACTTTTAACTAACTCGCATCCTTTTTCTTTCACTATCATCCAGCATTTCCTGCATTTTTAAGAGAACAAACAATCAATTCCGAGGATGCTATATGAGCTTTAGATTGCATGTCTCTGAATAATGGAAAGTGTAAATTCATCACATACCCTTCTGTCTTGTCCTAAAGCTTCATTCGAAACTGCAGAAGATCCAGACCTGCACTTGGCATGAACTATAGGACCTAAAAGAGACCTATCCATACCCGATGTTGATCCGTCAAGGGCATTTAAATAGACTGCACCTTTATACATCCACTCCTCAGTTTCATCGCTATAAAAATCATCAAAAGGCTCTCCACATAGTGCACACGTATTCTGATCCTCATCAGCAGGGACAGCCATTTCTTCTTCACTCTTTCTCTCTATAACAGTTTCAGCGGGCTGGAACCCTGGGGCAGCATCGGTTCCTAATGTCTCTGCACCACTGAGCCATAAACTAGTACTCACAAACCACTTGCGTGAAGGTTGTTGCTTACGGTTCCTGGACATTCGATTTCTTGTCACATGCCAATCCATATGACTACTGTGCTCCTCTTGACATTTAAAGCGTAATCCACATGTTGTACATTGTCTTGGAAGATCATTATAAAGTGCTTTTATTGCAGATTCATGTCTAACCTTCAGAACGTCCAGATCAAACTCAACTCCAACAGAACCCTAGAAAGAGACAaaagaaagatcatttgcttgaaatatcgcaggttcaATGCATATAAGCAGCAATCATCACTTGAAAAATGAAAGATTACACCAACAACCAAGATGGATACCTGATCTGGAGCTGGTGTAGTCAGTGAAATCAACCCCTGTGCCATAAGAGAGCTTATCAGACCCGTATAACCCGAATTCCCCGGCGGGTAGGATGCTCCAGGACCTATATTTTGAGAAGGCGGGCGGAGATGTGATGGAGGAGGAGGACCCGGAGGTAACGGAGGCACCGTTCCCCCACCATGTAACTGGAAGGAGTTATTATTTTGCATGTTACGAATTGGTGGAGATGAAAATGGATTGTGATTAAGAAAAGGTAAACTCAAAAGAGGGTTGTGGCCTTGTGGAGCATGTCCATGATTCAGTGGCTGTGCCCCAACATGAGATGACATCTGGGCTGGGACCAAGGAGTTAAAACCTTCTCGAGCTGCAAGAGGTTTGAACATGTGTGGCTGTAAATGACCGGGTTCTTTTGGGAAAATGTTGTTAGCATCATGAAAAGGTAATCTCTGACTAGCTGGTGGAGCTGTTGGTGGAAAAGACATCTGACCAGCTCTACCACTTGCTTCCCGATTAATATGTGGAAAAGATTGTGGAAACTGGCCATGTAAATTCGAAGAATAAGGACCCGGAGTTTGAGAAGCGGCATTCTGAGCTTGAGGACCGCCAACACCTTGGTTACTTGATGATCCACGACCAGGCTGTAATAAGAATATTTATTTAGTCGTCAACATTCTGAGCATTATCGATGTTCTTGCCTTAATGAAATACATATATTTTCCTAACCCAGGCCACCAAATAGCCCTCCCAACAGAGACAAACTCTTTAGAACGACAAGTAAGAATTAAAGTAATGCACATAAATTATTTTAAACACCCAAATTTAGAGACTATTAGCTTGACTAGCCTAAGATAACTGTTTATATGAACATGTTTAGAAACAGATAACATGCAGAACTAAGACAGAAATAAATGGAAAGCAGTAAGGTAGAGAGTAATACCCCCAGGATTGAGATGCCATCCTCAGCGGTAATAGCAGAATCATCCACCACAGACCGCAGAGGCTGGTTGGGCCAGTTGCTTCTTCTAAGATCAGGCTCCAGCGGTCCAACAGTGGATCTTCCTAAAGGAAGTCTTGTCTGCAAACTCCCATAAATGGGATTAAATGGCATGGACTCACCACTCCTACTATGATCTGCTAAAGTTGGGCTCATATCCTCCCAAACATACTCTTCTTCTTCAGTGTTTTGCCACTTTCGCGTACCTGCCTCACTGCTAAAGCTGTTTACCTCGAGCCGTTCAACATTTAAAGTGTTTTTACCTCTATAATTCCCATAAGCATCAATTAAAGCTCTTGGTCTTTGCTGATCATCTACGTCCGACCCATGTTTACTCCACCAATCATTTCTCTCCCCATCCCTTCCACTCACTCTGCTAGGTGCATATTCAAATCGAAGATGAGATGGAGCTGCTCTTTCTGGAGAATTGTCTGTTCCAAATCCATTATTTGACGGCGATAAGGACTGAACTTGAAATTTAGAAGACTTTATTCCAGGTGGACCAACTTTTCCAACTCTGACATGTGGGTTGACAATTTCGGTGTCATCAACGTCATACTTGTTGTCACCATAACTGAAGTCGGGTTTCTTTCCAAACATCTGTAGGCTTGAAGAAATTCCTCTTCCACGTTGAACATCCTGCAACATTACCAAGTTCATCGGAAATTCAGAATTTGCAATAGGACTCAGTTTAAAAGTTAGCCACTCATCCAGATTTAAGTAGCAATGACTATGAGGACTGTAACTGAACACCAGTAATTAGGAAAGCTCTGGAGCTTTTATGCATGATTTGTTCAAATATGATACAAATACGATCAGCAACAATAAGGGAAAGAATAACAGACTAGATGAACACTTTAAAggtatttttttttcctattaaGCTTTATAGAATTCTGTAATACAATAGCTTAAGCTTTCTTCTACTAGTCTCCCTGTTGTAGCACCCTTTATACAGAGCTACTACCTTCCTAAACTAGGAATTCTAAGATTTGgaaactcatctaaactaggaaaaccatctaaactaggaaacccTTCTACACTAGGAAACTCTCTCAAACTAGCTCTTGAAAACACAGTTGCAAGCAAAGCTAACCATTGATACCCCTGTAC
Above is a genomic segment from Papaver somniferum cultivar HN1 chromosome 10, ASM357369v1, whole genome shotgun sequence containing:
- the LOC113319195 gene encoding AP-5 complex subunit zeta-1-like — protein: MEKESENRDKDWDYHLRSLSQNARDSTLANDPASDPSVLHTVKKLHEICKSEVSEDLIARVYPQMNKLFQRAVAASLSQTRTSNGLLLLAILQFFLDFRESVLHDADASLRTFFRSCLSREFADPVVAEATIDFLNQNRTKLLSTFQSLLPQFFPLLLKLIAWNGLKLEKSFLKIFPGVISPGSFLPLFPSLVDLPILVVALEKVERSSGSLIGSSIASIQKSTAPEMLLALMDEAYTGSTINDRGGDSGTEDGNNIDVADSIFLDLLKDENDGLVERQWTSPGTAAALQVATNTPQSDRLRQALQLTPRILDIYFRIALRDVNKSLTCALVPLLMTRNSTIFPDKVFAYEVRRRLLKFMLAAFQRSPEFIALLKKPIIDRLGEAYENPAKMELALQLCWAIGEHGGGGRSHKDAARELFESLELLLYENLSSSRLGLNQDSTLGSTNSTFRKSSQARLLCFVVTAIAKLATNHRELLPRAHVSLGKVARSRNADMRVWRRANDYLGLMKEPAICKSILGPPSGQERSPGTVNWSEGGSKMIAHIPFYILSEQEGPPFHDFSFSDILPSKESEPIS
- the LOC113318026 gene encoding polyadenylation and cleavage factor homolog 4-like isoform X1, whose protein sequence is MPAELIQKLPSPVVDRFRLLLKEREDELRVSDDEDDYSSLSVDDIVRVYDIVLSDLTFNSKPIITDLTIIAGEQRDCAEGIAEVICNRIAEAPVDQKLPSLYLLDSIVKNIGSAYVRHFASRLHEVFFAAYNQVHPNQHPAMRHLFGTWSTVFPPPVLRQIGAELQLSTPTNHQPSGSLALTSSGSMSPRPAHGIHVNPKYLEARRQFEHATADVQRGRGISSSLQMFGKKPDFSYGDNKYDVDDTEIVNPHVRVGKVGPPGIKSSKFQVQSLSPSNNGFGTDNSPERAAPSHLRFEYAPSRVSGRDGERNDWWSKHGSDVDDQQRPRALIDAYGNYRGKNTLNVERLEVNSFSSEAGTRKWQNTEEEEYVWEDMSPTLADHSRSGESMPFNPIYGSLQTRLPLGRSTVGPLEPDLRRSNWPNQPLRSVVDDSAITAEDGISILGPGRGSSSNQGVGGPQAQNAASQTPGPYSSNLHGQFPQSFPHINREASGRAGQMSFPPTAPPASQRLPFHDANNIFPKEPGHLQPHMFKPLAAREGFNSLVPAQMSSHVGAQPLNHGHAPQGHNPLLSLPFLNHNPFSSPPIRNMQNNNSFQLHGGGTVPPLPPGPPPPSHLRPPSQNIGPGASYPPGNSGYTGLISSLMAQGLISLTTPAPDQGSVGVEFDLDVLKVRHESAIKALYNDLPRQCTTCGLRFKCQEEHSSHMDWHVTRNRMSRNRKQQPSRKWFVSTSLWLSGAETLGTDAAPGFQPAETVIERKSEEEMAVPADEDQNTCALCGEPFDDFYSDETEEWMYKGAVYLNALDGSTSGMDRSLLGPIVHAKCRSGSSAVSNEALGQDRREMLDDSERKRMRVS
- the LOC113318026 gene encoding polyadenylation and cleavage factor homolog 4-like isoform X2 translates to MRHLFGTWSTVFPPPVLRQIGAELQLSTPTNHQPSGSLALTSSGSMSPRPAHGIHVNPKYLEARRQFEHATADVQRGRGISSSLQMFGKKPDFSYGDNKYDVDDTEIVNPHVRVGKVGPPGIKSSKFQVQSLSPSNNGFGTDNSPERAAPSHLRFEYAPSRVSGRDGERNDWWSKHGSDVDDQQRPRALIDAYGNYRGKNTLNVERLEVNSFSSEAGTRKWQNTEEEEYVWEDMSPTLADHSRSGESMPFNPIYGSLQTRLPLGRSTVGPLEPDLRRSNWPNQPLRSVVDDSAITAEDGISILGPGRGSSSNQGVGGPQAQNAASQTPGPYSSNLHGQFPQSFPHINREASGRAGQMSFPPTAPPASQRLPFHDANNIFPKEPGHLQPHMFKPLAAREGFNSLVPAQMSSHVGAQPLNHGHAPQGHNPLLSLPFLNHNPFSSPPIRNMQNNNSFQLHGGGTVPPLPPGPPPPSHLRPPSQNIGPGASYPPGNSGYTGLISSLMAQGLISLTTPAPDQGSVGVEFDLDVLKVRHESAIKALYNDLPRQCTTCGLRFKCQEEHSSHMDWHVTRNRMSRNRKQQPSRKWFVSTSLWLSGAETLGTDAAPGFQPAETVIERKSEEEMAVPADEDQNTCALCGEPFDDFYSDETEEWMYKGAVYLNALDGSTSGMDRSLLGPIVHAKCRSGSSAVSNEALGQDRREMLDDSERKRMRVS